A single genomic interval of Polaribacter vadi harbors:
- a CDS encoding tetratricopeptide repeat protein, which translates to MKKLVFLMFFFAVIPLLSQENGARGTLTDSDKNDTIKGTKRALIIGISDYSSSDLTLKYADDDATLFKNYLTKIEKVKEENIALLINEEATSFNILNGLQDLIASTKKNDLVYLFFAGHGDVVDKENVKEQLGFLLAYDVNQNREFYGTQGVIPFKDISLTVNTIASKDAKITLVLDACRSGYLSADGAQNNLKTFNEYLQNSTKLLSCNPNELSYEGDNLKLSEDNTGHGYFTYYLVLGLMGAADNLVQDNKLQYFELQGFLDTNVNLATNNKQTPVVKSKTSTGVFKEVLSLDKKEALEQIQNPTGLKNILASRSNSNTNEKGLELNSDLIKKFNDALEKKNYYGTSLSAFEIIKQAIKEAKTDSNIINLMKNKLVVALSTKAQLLINDYIGNVENLPNGNVFQQNAKHLEICLELIEKENFSYNRILTSKLFLEAYAIIKNRQFNKYPLAKKKLYQALEIEKKAAYIYNALGIVLNYEEDYEASGENYIKASKLIPTWTFPITNFGNNYLDKSEYEKANEYFKKVLTIKKNDINSYNNLGAVSENVGRYQEAENYYHKVKEFGGEYLSITLRNLAILYKNKGNIKGAESYYLQAIQKDSTDVDALFGYAELLIDENINSQKAVGLLKKAIKLEPFIAKGYSKYGSFLRRYPKNDNDLIKADSLFKIAIKKNPFYTWTYASRGWLFHKQKEDEKALTSFKEGIKINPKKASAYYYLANFYENGLQEKALAKELFEKSLQIDSFYMPSYKGLVSLLNSENNQDTSIEMLQKVIARNSQAPDLYALLGDTYYSKKEYEAAINNYQKAIEVDSTYAKGYTNLAYSKLITKEYVDASKYFKLAAKYNPYKNKVADFSKLFLLQARREIRANNVETAATILEQAYKLDINIETVFALTELYYFTNETGKKKALIEELKNFSAGKSWQIKKYELLSKIYIDLNDAKNARFYFDEMQKINPIANVILEALVLSINDKNNVAKEKLKTVNPLLLREQYLKRKYNSNTINIIKKLQE; encoded by the coding sequence ATGAAAAAACTTGTTTTTTTAATGTTCTTTTTTGCTGTAATTCCACTTTTATCTCAAGAAAATGGAGCAAGAGGAACACTTACAGATTCTGATAAAAACGATACTATAAAAGGCACTAAAAGAGCTTTGATTATTGGTATTTCAGACTATAGTTCATCTGATTTAACGCTAAAATATGCTGATGATGATGCAACACTTTTCAAAAATTATTTAACGAAAATTGAAAAAGTTAAGGAAGAAAATATAGCGCTTCTAATCAATGAAGAAGCTACCTCTTTCAACATTTTAAACGGACTACAAGATTTAATAGCATCAACAAAAAAAAATGATCTTGTATACTTGTTTTTTGCAGGTCATGGAGATGTTGTAGACAAGGAGAATGTGAAAGAACAGTTAGGATTTTTGTTGGCTTATGATGTAAATCAAAATAGAGAGTTTTATGGTACACAAGGTGTAATTCCGTTTAAAGATATAAGTTTAACTGTCAATACAATTGCGAGTAAAGATGCAAAAATAACCTTGGTTTTAGATGCTTGTAGATCTGGCTATTTGTCTGCAGATGGTGCTCAAAATAATTTAAAAACATTTAATGAATACTTGCAAAACTCTACGAAGTTATTAAGTTGTAATCCTAATGAATTATCTTATGAAGGAGATAACTTAAAACTGAGCGAAGACAATACTGGCCATGGTTATTTCACCTATTATTTGGTGTTGGGTTTAATGGGTGCTGCAGATAATTTAGTGCAAGATAACAAATTACAATACTTTGAACTTCAAGGTTTTTTAGACACCAATGTAAATTTAGCAACCAACAATAAACAAACGCCTGTTGTTAAATCTAAAACTTCTACAGGTGTTTTTAAAGAAGTACTTTCTTTGGATAAAAAAGAAGCTTTAGAGCAGATACAAAACCCAACAGGCCTTAAAAATATTTTGGCCTCCAGAAGCAATTCTAATACAAATGAAAAAGGTTTAGAGCTAAATTCGGATCTTATCAAAAAATTTAATGACGCTTTAGAAAAGAAAAATTATTATGGTACTTCTTTAAGTGCTTTTGAGATTATTAAGCAGGCAATCAAAGAAGCAAAAACAGATAGTAACATCATCAATTTAATGAAAAACAAACTGGTGGTTGCACTATCTACCAAAGCCCAACTTTTAATAAACGATTATATTGGGAATGTTGAAAACTTACCTAATGGAAACGTCTTTCAGCAAAATGCGAAACATCTAGAAATTTGTTTAGAACTTATAGAAAAAGAGAATTTTAGTTACAACAGAATTTTAACAAGCAAGTTATTTTTAGAGGCTTACGCAATCATTAAAAATAGACAGTTTAACAAATATCCTTTGGCTAAAAAGAAGCTGTACCAAGCTTTAGAAATAGAGAAAAAAGCCGCATATATTTACAATGCTTTGGGGATTGTTTTAAATTATGAAGAAGATTATGAAGCATCTGGAGAAAACTATATCAAAGCAAGCAAACTGATCCCTACTTGGACGTTTCCAATTACTAATTTTGGAAATAATTATTTAGATAAATCTGAGTATGAGAAAGCCAACGAATATTTTAAAAAGGTATTAACCATCAAAAAGAACGATATAAATAGTTATAATAATTTAGGAGCTGTTAGTGAAAACGTAGGTAGATATCAAGAAGCAGAAAACTATTATCATAAAGTAAAAGAATTTGGAGGCGAATATTTATCTATCACTTTAAGAAATTTAGCAATATTGTATAAAAACAAAGGCAATATTAAAGGTGCAGAAAGTTATTATCTACAAGCTATCCAAAAAGATTCCACAGATGTTGATGCATTATTTGGCTACGCAGAATTGTTAATTGATGAAAATATAAACTCACAAAAAGCTGTAGGTTTATTAAAAAAAGCAATTAAATTAGAGCCATTTATTGCAAAAGGTTATTCTAAATATGGCTCTTTTTTAAGACGCTATCCTAAAAACGATAACGATTTGATAAAAGCAGACAGTCTTTTTAAAATCGCCATCAAAAAGAATCCATTTTATACGTGGACTTATGCAAGTAGAGGTTGGTTATTTCACAAGCAAAAAGAAGATGAAAAAGCACTAACTTCTTTTAAAGAAGGCATAAAAATAAATCCTAAAAAGGCAAGTGCTTATTATTATCTAGCTAATTTTTATGAAAATGGTTTGCAAGAAAAAGCATTGGCAAAAGAGCTATTTGAAAAATCGTTACAAATAGACTCTTTCTATATGCCTTCTTATAAAGGTTTAGTTAGTTTGTTAAATTCAGAAAATAATCAAGACACTTCTATAGAAATGTTGCAAAAAGTAATTGCTAGAAATAGCCAAGCACCAGATTTATATGCACTTTTAGGAGATACTTATTATAGTAAAAAAGAATACGAAGCTGCTATTAACAATTATCAAAAAGCCATTGAAGTAGATAGTACCTATGCAAAAGGCTACACAAATTTAGCTTACAGTAAATTGATTACGAAAGAATATGTAGATGCATCAAAATACTTCAAGTTAGCTGCCAAATACAATCCATATAAAAATAAAGTGGCAGATTTTTCTAAACTTTTTTTACTCCAAGCCAGAAGAGAAATAAGGGCAAATAATGTTGAAACAGCAGCTACTATTTTAGAACAAGCTTACAAACTAGATATAAATATAGAAACCGTTTTTGCGCTTACAGAATTGTATTATTTCACAAATGAAACAGGTAAAAAGAAAGCCTTAATTGAAGAATTGAAGAATTTTTCTGCTGGTAAAAGTTGGCAAATAAAAAAATATGAGTTGCTTTCTAAAATTTATATCGATTTAAATGATGCAAAAAATGCACGCTTTTATTTTGATGAAATGCAAAAAATTAACCCAATAGCAAATGTTATTTTAGAGGCTTTAGTTTTATCAATAAATGATAAAAACAACGTAGCAAAAGAAAAATTAAAAACGGTTAATCCTTTACTGTTAAGAGAGCAGTATTTAAAGAGAAAATATAACAGCAACACAATTAACATCATTAAAAAATTACAAGAATGA
- a CDS encoding DUF6531 domain-containing protein — translation MKNKIIINIFIFSFLSFGLKAGVNIKNGNFYISYTDVLLKKYKSAFKELTRTYNSKSTEIGLFGYGWGTKFETSITVYPDGTLQVKEYGAGGKTIYSSNFISSDLTQLMIDDLIEVMQTEGDLELDPTSITNQIKKLKNNIEYRLKTWDKYVEKGLLENPTDFPLGSEWESFTRGNQKITLTAEGFVRNQKNKNEKEIFNLDGKLIHYEFGNGEFTTLEYTNKVLSKMITGDGTNLIFESNKDGFITKIYFDGEKKNRYAEFKYTENSLIYSEDIAGNQYAFDYDEKKNLTKILYNPVRLEGIEEDALLVTYHPKTSYTKSVTSRDGSIVSYEYPTFFKEDGTKDDHHYATKVTKKGYNGKLITNTYEYFIGTKENGGTYSKKIITTINGIKTSTEYDEICSNPIQISRGRHTTNFKYNNRCLLIEKTSTKGDSIYMKYHPTSEKITYVKNDVGTYEFTYDDNLNLTYVEKDKEDWVQLVYNEKGKIISMTDGSTISEKGRTLTFEYNKLGKPIKIVLKDVGEINVVYNNSGEIERVESESGHKMALQVTQAFQSLLALVKPSGVNLGM, via the coding sequence ATGAAAAATAAAATAATCATCAATATATTTATTTTTAGCTTTTTGAGCTTTGGTTTAAAAGCGGGTGTTAACATTAAAAATGGCAACTTTTATATTTCTTACACAGATGTTTTGTTAAAAAAATATAAATCTGCCTTTAAGGAATTAACAAGAACCTACAATTCTAAATCTACAGAAATTGGTTTGTTTGGTTATGGTTGGGGAACAAAATTTGAAACCTCAATTACGGTTTATCCTGATGGAACTTTGCAAGTAAAAGAATATGGTGCTGGAGGAAAAACTATTTATTCTTCCAATTTTATTTCTAGTGATTTGACACAATTAATGATTGATGATTTAATTGAAGTAATGCAAACTGAAGGCGATTTAGAATTAGACCCTACAAGTATTACCAATCAAATTAAAAAGCTAAAAAATAATATTGAGTATCGTTTAAAAACTTGGGACAAGTATGTTGAAAAAGGATTGTTAGAAAATCCCACAGATTTTCCTTTAGGTTCTGAATGGGAAAGTTTTACAAGAGGAAATCAGAAAATAACTTTAACAGCAGAAGGTTTTGTTAGAAATCAAAAAAATAAAAATGAAAAAGAAATTTTTAATTTAGATGGCAAATTAATTCATTACGAATTTGGAAATGGAGAGTTTACCACTTTAGAATATACCAATAAAGTACTTTCTAAAATGATTACTGGTGATGGAACTAACCTAATTTTTGAGAGCAATAAAGATGGTTTTATCACAAAGATTTATTTTGATGGAGAAAAAAAGAATAGATATGCAGAATTCAAATATACTGAAAACAGCTTAATTTATAGTGAAGATATCGCTGGTAATCAATATGCATTTGATTATGATGAAAAGAAAAATCTTACAAAAATTCTATACAATCCTGTACGACTTGAAGGTATTGAAGAAGATGCTTTGTTGGTTACTTATCACCCAAAAACATCTTACACTAAAAGTGTTACGAGTAGAGATGGTAGTATCGTTTCTTATGAATACCCAACTTTTTTTAAAGAAGATGGCACAAAAGATGATCATCATTATGCAACAAAAGTTACCAAAAAAGGCTATAATGGAAAATTAATCACCAATACGTACGAATATTTTATTGGTACCAAAGAAAATGGAGGAACGTATTCTAAAAAGATTATTACAACCATAAATGGCATTAAAACTTCTACTGAATATGATGAAATTTGTAGCAATCCAATTCAGATTTCTAGAGGAAGACATACCACAAATTTTAAATATAACAACAGGTGTTTACTCATCGAAAAAACCTCTACAAAAGGCGATTCTATTTATATGAAATATCACCCAACATCAGAAAAGATAACCTATGTTAAAAATGATGTTGGTACATACGAATTTACCTATGATGATAACTTGAATTTAACGTATGTAGAAAAAGACAAGGAAGATTGGGTACAATTAGTATATAATGAAAAAGGAAAAATTATTTCTATGACAGATGGAAGTACAATATCAGAAAAAGGAAGAACACTTACTTTTGAATACAACAAACTTGGAAAACCGATTAAAATAGTACTAAAAGATGTTGGAGAGATAAATGTAGTGTATAATAATTCTGGCGAAATTGAAAGAGTAGAAAGTGAATCTGGACATAAAATGGCATTGCAAGTAACACAGGCTTTTCAAAGTCTTTTAGCTTTAGTAAAACCTTCTGGTGTTAATTTAGGGATGTAA
- a CDS encoding caspase family protein: MKKFYILLLLIFAVSFAYSQETKTTKHALIIAIGDYPRSTGWGAISSANDVPLIKETLERQGFNPENITTLVDREATKKGILNAFKELQETKIKEGDVVVIHYSGHGQPIFDSSEDGTLDEADDKDEALVPVDAMASYAYNYKGENHIRDDELAKITTNLRNTLGKNGQLLLLLDSCHSGSSARGGKARGTKNVFAPEGWEPSKNAKVQGSDMFDDVKVSENAAPYVLISGASADELNYEHPEGYGALSYAFSEAMNDLGSDFSYRQLFDVIASKMNTFSPNQNPGIEGNQDIKLFKNEYVKQEEYFKIKNILTSNAVKIQAGKLQGIFKGTTVFLMPVGETQLDTTKIIAKGKIVLAKFNESNILLNSDLKSKNEKDYVVFIDKKSFGEISLNISFDKSLENKKVKNDITKFLEETKLGKVVDSLESDVIITEKNNQFNVYTTNGFSAIEENVKIDNLKFLKKTLSTYAHGSYMKKLNFNNKKYEFTFRALPVKLNVVTEENEIGKPEDIMRNNVLSIVPGKDKLVFEVTNHSEEDLYFTIIEVNSKGEINSIFPSDRFEMNNQERLIEKGKTVLFSDKIMNYGPPYEKLVMKCIASPYPINIASTIKNRGEIEGKRGALNPLASFVNNTFLNSRGQGEVIVVSDKVDGYTSEIIYEIVKE, translated from the coding sequence ATGAAAAAGTTTTACATTTTATTACTGCTAATTTTTGCAGTTAGCTTTGCATATTCTCAAGAAACAAAAACTACAAAACATGCTTTAATTATTGCTATTGGAGATTATCCAAGAAGTACAGGTTGGGGCGCAATTAGTTCTGCAAACGATGTTCCATTAATTAAAGAAACATTAGAAAGACAAGGTTTTAACCCTGAAAACATAACTACTTTAGTTGATAGAGAAGCTACAAAAAAAGGAATTTTAAATGCTTTTAAAGAATTACAAGAAACTAAAATAAAAGAAGGCGATGTTGTTGTGATTCATTATTCAGGTCATGGACAACCTATTTTTGATAGCAGTGAAGATGGAACTTTAGATGAAGCAGATGATAAAGATGAAGCTTTAGTACCTGTAGATGCAATGGCTTCTTATGCTTATAATTACAAAGGCGAAAACCATATTAGAGATGATGAATTAGCAAAAATTACCACCAATTTAAGAAATACATTAGGCAAAAACGGACAATTATTATTGTTGTTAGACAGCTGTCATTCAGGTTCTTCTGCAAGAGGAGGAAAAGCAAGAGGAACTAAAAATGTATTTGCGCCTGAAGGTTGGGAACCAAGTAAAAATGCAAAAGTGCAAGGAAGTGATATGTTTGATGATGTTAAAGTAAGTGAAAACGCAGCTCCTTATGTTTTAATTTCTGGAGCTTCTGCAGACGAATTAAATTATGAACATCCAGAAGGTTATGGAGCTTTAAGCTACGCTTTTTCTGAAGCCATGAACGATTTAGGTTCAGATTTTTCTTACAGACAATTGTTTGATGTGATTGCCTCTAAAATGAATACGTTTTCTCCGAATCAAAATCCAGGAATAGAAGGAAATCAAGATATAAAACTGTTTAAAAACGAGTATGTAAAACAAGAAGAATATTTTAAGATTAAAAATATATTAACAAGCAATGCAGTAAAAATACAAGCAGGAAAGTTGCAAGGAATTTTTAAAGGAACTACCGTTTTTTTAATGCCAGTTGGCGAAACTCAATTAGATACCACTAAAATTATAGCGAAAGGAAAAATTGTACTTGCAAAATTTAATGAAAGTAATATTTTATTAAATAGCGATTTAAAGAGCAAAAACGAAAAAGATTATGTTGTTTTTATTGATAAAAAAAGCTTTGGAGAAATCTCTTTAAATATCTCTTTTGATAAAAGTTTAGAAAATAAAAAAGTGAAGAATGATATCACAAAATTTTTAGAAGAAACAAAGCTAGGTAAAGTTGTAGATTCCTTAGAATCTGATGTTATAATTACAGAGAAAAATAATCAATTTAATGTTTATACAACCAATGGTTTTAGTGCTATTGAAGAAAATGTAAAAATTGACAACCTTAAATTTTTAAAGAAAACATTATCAACATACGCTCATGGTTCTTACATGAAAAAGTTGAACTTCAACAATAAAAAATACGAATTTACTTTTAGAGCTTTACCTGTAAAACTAAATGTTGTAACAGAAGAAAATGAAATAGGCAAGCCAGAAGATATCATGAGAAACAATGTTTTATCTATTGTTCCAGGAAAAGATAAACTAGTTTTTGAGGTTACCAATCATTCAGAAGAAGATTTGTATTTTACGATTATTGAGGTGAATTCTAAAGGAGAAATAAATAGTATTTTTCCTAGTGATCGCTTTGAAATGAACAATCAAGAAAGATTAATAGAAAAAGGAAAAACGGTTCTTTTTAGTGATAAAATCATGAATTATGGACCTCCTTATGAGAAATTAGTTATGAAATGTATTGCTTCTCCATATCCAATTAATATTGCATCCACCATAAAAAATAGAGGAGAAATAGAAGGAAAAAGAGGAGCACTCAATCCTTTAGCTAGTTTTGTGAATAACACATTTTTAAACTCAAGAGGACAAGGAGAAGTTATTGTAGTTTCAGACAAAGTAGATGGGTATACCTCAGAAATTATTTATGAAATTGTAAAAGAGTAA
- a CDS encoding caspase family protein, with protein MKKIIKVKIILLFAVLGVISKVFSQEDYKLHLKDYHSTQIQDIIASKDGKRIFTVDNSGKIISYFTEDFSYEKTIRKSDGFILENLKLVINGKGIAYKKNDSLFIVDVNSNKIVLKKKFAFKFINHKNSNFIITTNQINILRSELIVLDNNFQPVTIFLTENKVKTASVSKDTTLVAYVEEHYKEGQKIICRDLKSKNILWETENEKKDKILHTFFKGTENTLYAVLLSSEENLLSIYRYKNGVKSKEAELKTDWFSLDHSTSITDDTLENNRILVTSKSNFPTNPIIIEFANNKFIASQLELKQGAYSGTFLKNESVVTSNVFNNFIAIANFTVSGTKKKNALSIHPNFNQKFYEGMFLSDDSFLVEGIETKEKNNYNADELQVKYFSKGTFYNRFNTLSFKDYLEINHKVDFYSKDYLFERKSGFLVFNGKDLIDKEYYIFIYNFIDDKIIKLYKIKDQFFNVVDYDATSNKLLLSPKRYYNRGYTEPQPIIVVENNEGKKFDGTYKFAKFSKDAKHIATINDKNLFQIKSDFKTIVFEEQLTDGSYLLHTADNGFVVSNSFQQLEYGKCNKESIFFIPNENGVFTSDKKPCIFLNDLTYQKEKVAMFMENAGIFLIDKIMPESFLANVKSISFNSDASKLMISYANGKISIVDTKTQQEIGGMFHPSEKEHIFYDANNHYFSNSNAADFLYVTKNNNKESLQNADEIIFKPQEVLNVFGTPNQEYLTLLNKAISLRKNKKEFSEIKTIKKLTETTIDDKKGDLYVLSIGVSKYQQAAYNLTFADKDAFDIANIYGKLDSITIKNFQKEFLGINYNLQSSNNKESKNLSKYSGEYSSVGELYPIDINGNIWLEIDYEKNYIWDFNSNTTNKIIFPEDFKKESYSLKKQIYTAKSDKEFYLRTNENVFYKYDFSSKKFFKIKLPFTINYDQETDNLQPLLNNKWFHFNSFSDGLKNEIKVSIGAVSSKEIITKTFDINKYTEFGNQEILEGSIYNPQFKDICKNGTFLLFRGGNDESFVLNLKNDKTPIKIPVTIKYGDDASISEDGLKITVLSSELDEFRYKTITYNLKGEILESKTFFDEGYNIKGISIINAAPKWIEATSSLVNSFNYGTFSTNEVLSKSTPYSFDKTFVKKITNKEATKENIETEIAGFLKNTKKEDQVIIFIAGHGTLDNNKDYYFAPYDMDFDNVKKKGVAFNTIINGLAITKASQKLLLMDTCHAGNTLDIDETNQQKTTVIEKGKRGTITESNKKAPKFKVSEIVSTLFDDFLSKSGVTILSASSGADVAYENKELSNGAFTSAYLKVLKSKFPAFSLSKEDVQKTIPLTEDFIAEVLKEVMLLTNGKQVPDIREVNKNVIIKAW; from the coding sequence ATGAAAAAGATTATCAAAGTAAAAATAATTCTCCTTTTTGCTGTATTAGGAGTTATATCTAAAGTCTTTTCTCAAGAAGATTACAAACTCCATTTAAAAGATTATCACTCTACGCAAATTCAAGATATAATTGCCTCTAAGGATGGAAAAAGAATATTTACTGTAGATAACTCAGGTAAAATAATAAGTTATTTTACAGAAGATTTTAGTTACGAGAAAACCATTAGAAAATCTGATGGGTTTATTTTAGAAAATCTGAAATTGGTTATAAATGGAAAAGGAATTGCTTATAAAAAAAATGATTCGCTATTTATTGTTGACGTAAATTCTAATAAAATAGTACTTAAAAAGAAATTTGCATTTAAGTTTATAAATCACAAGAATAGTAATTTTATTATAACTACAAATCAAATTAATATTTTAAGGTCAGAGTTAATAGTTTTAGATAATAATTTTCAACCAGTAACTATTTTTTTAACAGAAAACAAAGTTAAAACTGCAAGTGTAAGTAAAGACACAACTTTAGTAGCCTATGTTGAAGAGCATTATAAAGAAGGGCAAAAAATTATTTGTAGAGATTTAAAAAGTAAAAATATTTTATGGGAAACAGAAAATGAAAAAAAAGACAAAATACTCCATACTTTTTTTAAGGGAACTGAAAACACTTTATATGCAGTACTGCTTTCTTCCGAAGAAAATTTATTATCAATTTATAGGTATAAAAATGGTGTTAAAAGTAAAGAAGCAGAATTAAAAACAGATTGGTTTTCATTAGATCATTCAACTTCCATTACAGACGATACTTTAGAAAATAATAGAATTTTAGTTACATCCAAAAGCAATTTTCCAACAAACCCCATCATTATAGAATTTGCAAACAATAAATTTATAGCTAGTCAACTAGAGCTCAAACAAGGAGCATATTCAGGAACTTTTCTTAAAAATGAGAGCGTTGTAACATCGAATGTTTTTAACAACTTTATTGCCATTGCAAATTTTACAGTTTCTGGTACAAAAAAGAAAAACGCATTAAGTATTCATCCTAATTTTAATCAAAAATTTTATGAAGGAATGTTTTTATCTGATGACAGTTTTTTAGTTGAAGGTATAGAAACGAAAGAAAAAAACAATTATAATGCAGATGAATTACAAGTAAAATATTTTAGTAAAGGCACTTTTTATAATCGTTTTAATACACTAAGTTTTAAAGATTATTTAGAAATTAATCATAAAGTTGACTTCTATTCTAAGGATTATCTTTTTGAAAGAAAATCAGGATTTCTTGTTTTTAATGGTAAGGATCTTATAGATAAAGAGTACTATATTTTTATATATAATTTTATAGATGATAAAATAATAAAACTATATAAGATAAAAGATCAATTCTTTAATGTCGTTGATTATGATGCCACTTCAAATAAATTATTATTAAGTCCAAAAAGATATTATAACAGAGGCTATACAGAACCACAACCCATAATTGTTGTTGAAAATAACGAAGGTAAAAAGTTTGATGGAACATATAAATTTGCCAAATTTTCTAAAGATGCAAAACACATTGCAACCATTAATGATAAAAATCTTTTTCAAATTAAATCTGATTTTAAAACAATTGTTTTTGAAGAACAATTAACTGACGGAAGTTACCTTTTGCATACAGCAGATAATGGTTTTGTGGTAAGTAATTCTTTTCAACAACTTGAATATGGTAAATGTAATAAAGAAAGTATTTTTTTTATACCTAATGAAAATGGAGTATTTACATCAGATAAAAAACCTTGTATTTTTTTAAATGATTTAACATATCAAAAAGAAAAAGTTGCAATGTTTATGGAAAATGCAGGTATTTTTCTTATTGATAAAATAATGCCAGAAAGCTTTTTAGCAAACGTTAAATCAATTTCTTTTAATAGTGATGCAAGCAAATTAATGATTAGTTATGCAAATGGAAAAATTAGTATTGTAGATACTAAAACTCAGCAAGAAATAGGAGGTATGTTTCATCCATCAGAAAAAGAACATATTTTTTATGATGCTAACAACCATTATTTCAGCAATTCAAATGCAGCTGATTTTTTATATGTTACCAAAAATAATAACAAAGAATCCCTACAAAACGCAGACGAAATTATTTTTAAGCCTCAAGAAGTTTTAAACGTTTTTGGTACACCAAATCAAGAATATCTTACACTTTTAAATAAAGCCATTTCTTTAAGAAAAAACAAAAAAGAATTTAGTGAAATAAAAACAATCAAAAAACTTACGGAAACTACTATTGATGATAAAAAAGGCGATTTATACGTATTAAGCATTGGTGTTTCTAAATATCAACAAGCAGCTTATAATTTAACTTTTGCAGATAAAGATGCTTTTGATATTGCTAATATTTATGGAAAATTAGATAGTATTACCATCAAAAATTTTCAAAAGGAGTTTTTAGGAATTAACTATAATTTACAATCTTCAAACAATAAAGAGTCAAAAAATTTAAGTAAATATTCGGGTGAATATAGTTCTGTAGGAGAATTGTATCCAATAGATATTAACGGAAATATTTGGTTAGAAATTGATTATGAAAAAAACTATATTTGGGATTTTAACTCAAACACAACTAATAAAATTATTTTTCCTGAAGATTTTAAAAAAGAAAGCTATTCACTTAAAAAACAAATTTACACTGCTAAATCAGATAAAGAATTTTACCTAAGAACCAATGAAAATGTTTTTTATAAATATGATTTCTCATCAAAAAAATTCTTCAAAATTAAACTACCTTTTACTATTAATTACGATCAAGAAACAGATAATTTACAACCACTTTTAAACAATAAATGGTTTCATTTTAATAGTTTTTCTGATGGTTTAAAAAATGAAATTAAAGTTTCAATTGGTGCTGTTTCATCAAAAGAAATTATAACAAAAACTTTTGATATCAATAAATATACAGAATTTGGTAATCAAGAAATTTTAGAAGGTTCAATTTATAATCCGCAATTCAAAGATATATGTAAAAATGGAACGTTTTTATTATTTAGAGGTGGAAATGATGAATCTTTTGTGTTGAATCTAAAAAATGATAAAACTCCGATAAAAATTCCTGTTACTATAAAATATGGTGATGACGCTTCCATTTCTGAAGACGGATTAAAAATTACAGTATTAAGTAGCGAGCTAGATGAATTTAGATACAAAACAATTACCTATAATTTAAAGGGCGAAATTTTAGAAAGTAAAACTTTTTTTGATGAAGGGTACAATATTAAAGGAATATCTATAATAAATGCTGCACCAAAATGGATTGAAGCAACTTCTTCTTTAGTAAATTCCTTTAATTATGGAACTTTTAGTACTAACGAAGTTTTGTCAAAATCTACACCTTATTCTTTCGATAAAACATTTGTAAAAAAAATAACAAATAAAGAAGCTACAAAAGAAAATATAGAAACTGAAATTGCTGGTTTTTTAAAGAATACTAAAAAGGAAGATCAAGTAATTATTTTTATTGCAGGACATGGTACTTTAGATAATAATAAGGATTATTATTTTGCTCCTTATGATATGGATTTTGATAATGTTAAAAAAAAAGGTGTCGCATTTAACACCATTATCAATGGTTTAGCAATAACAAAAGCATCACAAAAATTATTATTGATGGATACTTGCCATGCAGGAAATACTTTAGATATTGATGAAACAAATCAACAGAAAACAACAGTTATTGAAAAAGGGAAAAGAGGAACTATAACAGAATCTAACAAAAAGGCGCCAAAATTTAAAGTATCAGAAATTGTTTCTACGTTGTTTGATGATTTTTTATCGAAATCTGGCGTTACTATTTTGTCTGCTTCTTCTGGTGCAGATGTTGCTTACGAGAACAAAGAATTAAGTAATGGAGCATTTACATCTGCATATTTAAAGGTTTTAAAAAGTAAATTTCCTGCATTTTCATTAAGTAAAGAAGATGTTCAAAAAACGATACCCTTAACAGAAGATTTTATAGCAGAAGTTTTAAAAGAAGTAATGCTTTTAACTAATGGAAAACAAGTGCCAGATATTAGGGAAGTTAATAAAAATGTAATTATTAAGGCTTGGTAA